The following DNA comes from Halofilum ochraceum.
GCCGGGGATCAGCTCGACGCTGTAGCGCACGTCATCGGCGATGACGTCGCCCATGCCGCAACCGGGGGCGGTCAGGGTCATGCGGATCTCGACGTACCAGCTCTCGTCGGTGGCGCGGCGAACATCGCAGTCGTAGACGAGGCCGAGATCAACGATATTGATGGGGATCTCGGGGTCGTAGCAGGTCTCGAGCTGGCGATAGACCGCCGCCTCGATGTCCTTGTCGCTCGGATTGTCCGGGACCGCGGGACCCTCCATGGGGTCGCGGCCAAGCGCATCCGCGTCCTCATTGGCGATCCGGGCGAGGTTGCCGCCGATGTTGACGGTGAAACTGCCGCCCAGTGCCTGGGTGATGATGACCTGCATGCCCTTGGGCAGAATGATCCGGTCGCCCGATGGCACGCGGATCGCCTGGACACCGCGCGAGAGCGTGATCGGTTCGTAACCCTGCATCATGGCGTTGAATCCTTCAGGCAAGCATCGCGCGGACGTTTGCGATGCCTTCGATCAGGCGGTCGACGTCCGCACGGGTATTGTAAAACGCGAACGATGCGCGCGCAGTCCCCGCGAGCCCGAAATGCTCCATCGCCGGCATGGCGCAGTGATGACCGGTACGGATCGCGACGCCCTCCTGATCGATCAGCATGCCGAGATCATTGGGGTGGACGCCGTCGATGACGAACGAGAGCACGCCGGCCTTCTCCGGCGCCCTCCCGATGATCCGCAGGCCCTCGATCTCGTGGGCTCGCTCGTGCGCGTAGGCGAGCACGTCGGCCTCCTGGGCCGCCATGCGATCGATCCCGATCCCGTTGATATAGTCGACCGCGGCTCCGAGACCGATCGCGCCGGCGATGTTCGGGGTGCCCGCCTCGAAGCGGTTCGGGATCACCTGGAACTCGCTGCCGGAGAAGCTGACTTTGGTGATCATCTCGCCGCCGCCCTGGTACGGGGGCATGGCCTCCAGGATATCGGCCTTCGCGTACAGGACGCCGATGCCGGTCGGACCAAACATCTTGTGCCCGGAAAAGCAGTAGAAGTCGGCGTCGAGCGCCTGCACGTCGACGGCGAAATGCGGCACGGACTGTGCCCCGTCGACCAGTACCGGTACACCGTGCGCGTGGGCGCTCGCGATCATGTCGCCCACCGGGTTGATGGTGCCCAGC
Coding sequences within:
- a CDS encoding cysteine desulfurase, coding for MTAVTDTATASGPLDIERLRDDFPIFRQEVGGHPLVYLDNAATSQKPTAVIEAIDRYYRETNSNIHRGVHTLAERATAQYEDARAKIADFINAAESRELVFTRGTTESVNLVAQAYLRPLLQPGDEILLSEMEHHSNIVPWQLVAEQTGATLRVIPFDDDGVLQLDEFERLIGPRTRLLAIGHVSNALGTINPVGDMIASAHAHGVPVLVDGAQSVPHFAVDVQALDADFYCFSGHKMFGPTGIGVLYAKADILEAMPPYQGGGEMITKVSFSGSEFQVIPNRFEAGTPNIAGAIGLGAAVDYINGIGIDRMAAQEADVLAYAHERAHEIEGLRIIGRAPEKAGVLSFVIDGVHPNDLGMLIDQEGVAIRTGHHCAMPAMEHFGLAGTARASFAFYNTRADVDRLIEGIANVRAMLA
- the sufT gene encoding putative Fe-S cluster assembly protein SufT, whose amino-acid sequence is MQGYEPITLSRGVQAIRVPSGDRIILPKGMQVIITQALGGSFTVNIGGNLARIANEDADALGRDPMEGPAVPDNPSDKDIEAAVYRQLETCYDPEIPINIVDLGLVYDCDVRRATDESWYVEIRMTLTAPGCGMGDVIADDVRYSVELIPGVEQCDVELVFDPPWGPDMMSETARLQTGMM